The following proteins come from a genomic window of Metarhizium brunneum chromosome 2, complete sequence:
- the wc-1_0 gene encoding White collar 1 protein — MASHVELVMNPWEAKALDYHYPAETLPPATGRPSSVSRGPWQAMSNPVFYPGLYSATGFDIMGILTSLRDRPNPQFEFKIDCSAALVLCNLEEPDDPIVYASDAFCDLTGYSQAEIIGKNCRFLQRPHPSSWDTSKSKPKRDKHAASKMRHALQAEQEIKLRVINYRKDGRRFINRVSIVPVTLNGSGYRYAVGLLEDDSSPKDGSQKDR, encoded by the exons ATGGCCTCACATGTCGAGCTCGTCATGAATCCCTGGGAAGCCAAAGCTTTGGAT TACCATTATCCAGCCGAAACATTGCCTCCTGCCACAGGGAGACCATCCAGTGTTTCTAGAGGCCCGTGGCAGGCCATGTCAAATCCCGTTTTCTATCCCGGCCTGTATTCAGCGACGGGCTTCGATATCATGGGCATATTG ACGAGCCTAAGAGACCGACCAAACCCACAATTTGAATTTAAGATCGACTGCTCCGCGGCTCTCGTGCTCTGTAACCTTGAGGAGCCTGACGACCCTATCGTGTACGCATCGGATGCATTCTGTGACCTCACTGGCTATTCACAAGCAGAGATTATCGGCAAAAATTGCCGATTCCTCCAACGGCCACACCCTAGCTCATGGGACACGTCTAAGAGCAAGCCCAAGCGCGACAAGCACGCAGCCTCAAAAATGCGGCACGCACTTCAAGCCGAACAGGAGATCAAGCTACGCGTTATAAACTATCGAAAAGATGGTCGCCGATTCATCAATCGCGTCAGTATTGTACCGGTGACATTAAATGGTTCTGGCTACCGCTATGCCGTTGGGTTACTGGAAGATGATTCATCACCCAAAGATGGATCACAGAAAGATCGCTGA
- the SCPA_0 gene encoding Carboxypeptidase S1 A produces MIVRLAALLAALASQSVAQFPVSDLDSLNLTVARSPADSSITISYKEPRGACNTAFGQQKQYTGWVHVPGEQSTNLFFWFVQGRQHTDSLTIWLNGGPGSSSMFGFFAGNGPCEVIEKGIDKYDTIAREWGWDRASNMLFIDQPNQVGFSYDTPTNGTLVLPNESMHQPPIQGKNNSLPSWTYMNGTFSTMNKSTTANTTQTAAIGVWHLIQGFLTTFPQYQPQPNSSIAVNLFAESYGGRYGPIFAEQWEMQNQKRTNGQLDANSTLEVRLSSLGIVNGCIDQEVQVPFYPIFANDNTYKYKALSDEAAAYYGRRFSAPGGCKDKVQQCAAVAMAQDPAGQGNQPEANRLCDAANTACFALQEPYSNSGRSVYDLAAPSRDPYPPLRFLDYVNQGHILQAIGSPINYTMTSNAVFQAFQDTGDLARGGNIKRLADLLNQGVRIGLMYGDRDYICNWLGGQAVSLAVANQTGPNYATGFPAAGYAPIIVNDSYIGGLVRQYGNLSFSRIYQAGHSVAWYQPETAFQVFARIMMGTSVSTGETISLSSFNTTGPNVASHDEKLPAMPSTTCYIRAFASTCDYDAQDLAFGGNGTVINGILYSKSADWPLATTQPPSSTSGQPTSTTMPLTGVFTATKVPDSGSAARLLASGMLWIMISSFWVIQGVQFFF; encoded by the exons ATGATTGTACGGCTCGCGGCCTtattggcagccttggcctcgcagTCTGTGGCCCAATTCCCCGTCTCAGACCTCGATTCACTCAATTTGACCGTAGCAAGGTCGCCTGCCGACAGTAGCATCACCATCTCATACAAGGAGCCACGGGGCGCATGCAACACTGCTTTCGGCCAGCAGAAACAGTATACAGGTTGGGTGCATGTGCCCGGGGAGCAGTCGACAAATCTCTTCTTTTGGTTTGTCCAAGGCCGTCAACACACCGACAGCTTAACCATATGGCTCAACGGGGGACCTGGTTCGAGTTCCATGTTTGGTTTTTTTGCTGGAAACGGGCCATGTGAAGTTATTGAGAAGGGCATCGACAAATATGACACGATTGCTCGGGAATGGGGCTGGGATCGAGCTTCCAATATGCTCTTCATTGATCAG CCCAACCAAGTTGGCTTTTCATACGATACACCAACCAATGGAACTCTGGTCCTTCCTAATGAAAGCATGCATCAGCCACCTATCCAGGGAAAAAATAATTCCCTCCCATCATGGACCTACATGAACGGCACCTTCAGCACAATGAACAAAAGCACTACAGCCAATACGACGCAGACTGCAGCCATCGGTGTATGGCACTTGATCCAAGGCTTCCTCACCACATTTCCCCAGTACCAGCCTCAGCCCAATAGTTCAATAGCTGTCAATCTCTTTGCCGAGAGCTACGGCGGAAGATACGGGCCAATATTTGCAGAGCAATGGGAGATGCAAAATCAGAAGCGAACTAACGGGCAGTTGGATGCCAATTCGACGCTAGAGGTCCGTCTTAGTTCTCTGGGTATTGTGAATGGCTGCATTGATCAGGAGGTTCAAGTCCCCTTCTATCCCATCTTTGCCAACGACAACACATACAAATACAAGGCTTTGTCAGACGAGGCAGCAGCGTATTACGGTCGCAGATTCAGTGCTCCAGGTGGCTGTAAAGACAAGGTTCAACAAtgcgcggccgtggccatggcccaggaTCCAGCTGGGCAGGGAAACCAGCCCGAAGCGAATCGATTATGCGATGCCGCAAATACAGCATGCTTTGCTCTCCAGGAACCATATAGCAACAGTGGCCGCAGCGTGTACGATCTTGCTGCCCCTTCTCGGGATCCTTATCCGCCTTTGCGATTTCTCGACTACGTCAACCAGGGCCATATACTCCAAGCCATTGGCTCTCCCATCAACTACACCATGACAAGCAATGCAGTGTTCCAGGCATTCCAGGACACCGGCGACTTGGCAAGAGGCGGTAACATTAAACGGTTGGCGGATCTCTTAAACCAAGGTGTCCGTATTGGCCTCATGTACGGCGACCGAGACTACATTTGCAACTGGCTCGGCGGACAAGCTGTGTCTCTCGCTGTTGCAAACCAAACCGGACCTAATTATGCCACGGGGTTTCCTGCGGCTGGTTACGCTCCTATTATTGTCAACGACTCGTACATCGGCGGCCTTGTTCGTCAGTACGGCAACTTATCATTTAGTCGCATTTATCAAGCCGGACACTCCGTAGCATGGTATCAACCCGAGACAGCATTCCAAGTATTTGCACGCATCATGATGGGTACATCAGTATCTACCGGGGAGAccatctccctctcctctTTCAACACCACGGGACCCAACGTAGCTTCTCATGATGAAAAGCTGCCGGCAATGCCTTCGACAACATGTTACATCCGTGCATTTGCAAGTACATGCGACTACGATGCCCAAGATCTTGCTTTCGGAGGCAACGGTACAGTCATCAACGGCATTCTGTACAGCAAATCAGCCGACTGGCCATTGGCCACCACTCAACCTCCATCGTCTACATCCGGGCAACCGACCAGTACAACCATGCCTTTGACAGGTGTGTTTACGGCTACGAAAGTGCCCGATAGTGGAAGCGCAGCTCGTTTATTGGCCTCTGGCATGCTTTGGATTATGATTTCAAGCTTCTGGGTTATACAAGGCGTACAATTTTTCTTTTGA
- the coq3 gene encoding Ubiquinone biosynthesis O-methyltransferase: MSTTLRAARGVLGLSRPRAAAAPLHTHNQRRAKPSSKPFRPDSRQWHSTFSSVNPEEVSHFNSLASEWWDPHGSSRLLHLMNPVRQDFIRACLQSQPDTKASRLRDASLSYLDIGCGGGIFAESAARLATTKRVTAIDPTPSVLAVAKAHAKKDPSLSGKLFYQQSSIEDLQVPREPCDAYDIVSLFEVIEHVDEPGPFLERVRPFVKPGGWLVMSTIARTWVSWFTTNLVAEHLLRIVPPGTHDWNKYINEDELQRFFLDKGWDSPRVMGVVYVPGLGWKEVRGGEKVGNYFFAVRRNG, translated from the coding sequence ATGTCAACAACCTTGAGGGCGGCCCGTGGCGTCCTCGGactgtcaaggccaagagcTGCTGCAGCACCTCTACACACGCACAACCAACGGCGGGCCAAACCATCAAGCAAACCCTTCCGACCCGATTCGCGACAATGGCACTCGACCTTCTCGTCCGTCAACCCTGAGGAAGTCTCCCATTTCAACTCCCTCGCCTCCGAATGGTGGGATCCCCATGGGTCATCCCGTCTGCTTCACCTGATGAATCCCGTCCGACAAGACTTCATCCGAGCCTGCCTGCAGTCCCAACCCGACACAAAGGCCTCGAGGCTACGAGACGCATCCCTCAGCTACCTCGACATCGGATGCGGAGGCGGCATCTTTGCTGAAAGCGCCGCGCGACTAGCTACGACGAAGCGAGTCACCGCCATTGACCCTACGCCGTCCGTCCTGGCCGTTGCAAAGGCGCACGCGAAGAAGGACCCGTCGCTGAGCGGCAAGCTCTTCTACCAGCAGAGCTCCATTGAAGACCTTCAGGTGCCTCGGGAGCCCTGCGATGCCTACGACATTGTCAGTTTGTTCGAAGTTATTGAGCATGTCGACGAGCCAGGGCCCTTCTTGGAACGAGTCCGGCCGTTTGTGAAGCCCGGCGGCTGGCTGGTCATGAGCACCATTGCGAGGACGTGGGTGAGCTGGTTCACGACGAACCTGGTTGCGGAGCACCTTTTGCGCATTGTGCCGCCGGGCACGCATGACTGGAACAAGTACATCAACGAGGACGAGCTACAACGATTCTTCCTGGACAAGGGATGGGATAGCCCTAGGGTCATGGGCGTTGTGTATGTTCCGGGCCTCGGGTGGAAAGAGGTCCGCGGCGGTGAGAAGGTCGGCAATTACTTTTTTGCTGTGAGAAGGAACGGCTAG
- the RIB3 gene encoding 3,4-dihydroxy-2-butanone 4-phosphate synthase translates to MPASTIPASQFDSIPDTIEAFRRGEFILVLDDPGRENEADLIIAAEDVTTEQMAWMVRYSSGLICAPIMPSRADALQLPVMVSASQDARGTAYTISVDAAHDSVTTGISAHDRALCCRFLADPKSTATSFIRPGHILPLRAAPGGVRQRVGHTEAAVEFCRLAGKNPAAAIAELVEDGEPTPGQPIITRAGMMRGEANIAFARKWGLKVCTIADLVEHVEKTEGKLKPKLNGA, encoded by the exons ATGCCTGCCTCCACGATACCCGCCAGCCAATTCGACTCCATCCCCGACACAATCGAGGCCTTCC GCCGAGGCGAATTCATCCTGGTGCTCGACGACCCCGGCCGCGAGAATGAGGCCGACCTAAtcatcgccgccgaggacgtcACCACCGAGCAAATGGCCTGGATGGTGCGCTACTCCTCCGGCCTCATCTGCGCCCCCATCATGCCCTCGCGCGCCGACGCCCTGCAGCTGCCCGTCATGGTCTCAGCCAGCCAGGACGCCCGCGGCACCGCCTACACCATCtccgtcgacgccgcccacGACTCCGTCACCACGGGCATCAGCGCCCACGACCGCGCCCTCTGCTGCCGCTTCCTGGCCGACCCCAAGTCCACCGCGACGAGCTTCATCCGCCCCGGCCACATCTTGCCCCTGCGCGCTGCCCCCGGCGGCGTCCGCCAGCGCGTCGGCCACAccgaggccgccgtcgagTTCTGCCGCCTGGCCGGCAAGaacccggccgccgccatcgccgagctcgtcgaggacggcgagccTACCCCCGGCcagcccatcatcacccGCGCCGGCATGATGAGGGGCGAGGCCAACATTGCCTTTGCGAGAAAGTGGGGGTTGAAGGTCTGCACCATTGCCGATCTTGTTGAGCATGTTGAGAAGACTGAGGGCAAGCTCAAGCCCAAGCTGAATGGCGCATGA
- the MTAP gene encoding S-methyl-5'-thioadenosine phosphorylase: MTQLPTTFDKPVHIAVIGGTGLGHLEGYEPIAAVNPITPWGPPASPIKILSHNGTYIAFLARHGLHHQYAPHEVPNRANIAALRHLGVRCVIAFSAVGSLQEEIKPMDFVVPDQVIDRTKGIRPFTFFEGGVVGHVGFADPFDAGLAAIVKRCAESMEGDGVVLHEKGTVIVMEGPQFSTRAESHMYRSWGGSVINMSTLPEAKLAREAELSYQVIAMATDYDCWHSFEDVNVDMVMKYMHQNGKNAKRLVGAVLDQLSNIEHSDLVMAKKWEGYSQGGLKFMTKPEGRDPDAAKKIEYLFPGVWES; encoded by the exons ATGACCCAGCTTCCCACCACGTTCGACA AACCCGTCCACATcgccgtcattggcggcaCGGGACTCGGACATCTCGAGGGCTATGAACCCATTGCTGCCGTCAACCCCATCACTCCTTGGGGCCCTCCCGCCTCGCCTATCAAGATCCTCTCCCACAATGGCACCTACATTGCCTTTCTTGCCCGACACGGTCTGCACCACCAGTATGCGCCGCACGAAGTCCCCAACAGAGCCAACATTGCTGCCCTGAGGCATTTGGGTGTGCGGTGTGTGATCGCCTTCTCGGCCGTGGGCTCGTTGCAGGAGGAAATCAAGCCAATGGACTTCGTTGTCCCCGATCAGGTCATCGATCGCACCAAGGGCATTCGGCCCTTCACCTTCTTCGAGGGCGGTGTAGTTGGTCATGTAGGCTTTGCAGACCCCTTTGATGCGGGATTGGCTGCTATCGTTAAGCGTTGCGCAGAGAGCATggagggcgatggcgtcgTTTTGCACGAGAAGGGTACCGTCATTGTCATGG AGGGACCTCAGTTCTCTACCCGAGCTGAATCTCACATGTATCGATCATGGGGCGGATCCGTCATCAACATGTCCACGCTTcccgaggccaagctggccagaGAAGCCGAACTCTCCTACCAAgtcatcgccatggccaccgacTACGACTGTTGGCACTCGTTCGAAGACGTCAATGTCGACATGGTCATGAAATACATGCACCAAAACGGCAAAAACGCCAAGCGCTTAGTTGGCGCCGTTTTGGACCAGCTCAGCAACATTGAGCACAGTGATTtggtcatggccaagaaaTGGGAAGGTTACTCTCAGGGAGGTCTCAAGTTCATGACCAAGCCCGAAGGTAGAGACCCCGATGCTGCAAAGAAAATCGAGTATCTTTTCCCCGGCGTTTGGGAGTCATAG